A region of the Polaribacter sp. L3A8 genome:
CATTAATCCTTGTAAACCAACAGGAGAAATACCAAAAGGCGCATCATAGGTATGCCCAAATAATTCTGTTTTCATTTCTGATTTCTCAAACTTAGATAAGTATTGAGGCATCAATTCTATTTTTTGTAAATCAGTTCTATTTTTATCTAAATTGATATCTTCATTACATCCTCCATCCAAATATTCGAAAGCAAACTTTGGCATTTTTACCATAGCTCTTTTTCTTAAATCGTCTACCGACGGGTATTTTGGATTAATTGTTAATTCCATATTTTTATTATTTTTATAACTTATAAATTTTATCCATTAGTATCTATTCAGTTAAGTAAATGTTCTATAACCGCATGTAGCAATAAAACAGAAACAAATAAAAGGAAGGATAAAAGAAAAATTTACTCCAGAAAAAGGACTTATTTTCTCCATACCTATCATTGTTCCTTGTAAAAAATGGCATTAAAGCACCACCTACAATTACTATAACTAAACCGGCTGCTCTAAGAGCAGTATCTTTTTTACTTAATACGTCTAATGCAATTCCGTATATTTTAGGAAACATTAATGACATAAATGCTGATGTTGCAATTAATATATAGTCCCGTCATTCCTTCTATTAAAATAACTCCAGATACGGTTAGTATCGCACATAGTGCAAATATCATTAATAATTTTTTAGAATTTATATATTTCATTAAAAAAGTACTTATAAATCGGCTATATAAAAAGATAGACATTGCAATAATGTTATAATTTTGAGCTTCTGCTTTTAGAAATACCTAAATTACCAGCATACCGAATAATAAATAACCAACACATTATTTATGCAGCTACATAAAAAAGTTGTGCTAAAACCCCTTCTTTATACTTACTATTTTTAAATAATTTTTTAAAAGATGATATTGCGCTAGGTTGGGTTTCTGTATTTTTTCTTTTAAGTATTTTATTAAACTAATAAGAATAAACATTGCTATAACTACAAAGCCTAAAATTACATAAGGGGTTCTTATGATTGATAAATTGTGTGTTCTTACAATTGCCTTTTCAATTTCAGAAAGTGTACTAAAAATTATTTCGCCGGTTTCATTTCTTTTATCAGAATCTAAAGCAACTAAAATAAATTTAGAGGCTACAAAATACCAAATAAAGAACCTATTGGGTTAAGTGCCTGAGCCAGATTTAAACGTTGTGTTGCCGTTTTCTCATTTCTCATTGATAATATAAAAAGATTTGCAGTTGTTTTTAAAAATACTAACCCGAGTGTTAAGGTGTTTACATTACAGAAACCGGATGTTACTTAAGAGACTTAGTAGACATGTTAGAAGAAGTGTCTTTCTATAAAATAAACAGTACCTAAAACGGTGTCTTTAAAGAAAAATAAAACCCTATAAATTAATTATTTATAGGGTTAAAAGTGGAGACGCCGAGTATGTTTGATTATGTTTTAAATATTGCTTAAATTGTTGTATGTTTCTGGAAAACAGGTAGTTATACTTGTTTTTTTTATAGTTTGTTATAGAAAGTTTTATAAACAAAATATAACAATTATGTCAACGATTTTGTCAACGTATTTAAAAATTAAAAAAAATGAAACATTCTTTTTTTCTGAGAAACCCAAAAGCTGAAAGCGAAACATTAATTTTATTTTCTTGTAATTTTAGTAAAGAAAGTAAAAGATTAAAGTATTCAACAAAGTTAAGTATTTTACCAACGCAATGGAATTTTAAAACAAATCTACCCAAAAACAAAGGGAAAGGACTATCTCCTAATCGTGTTGATGTTAAAACAAAGATAGATAAGTTTTCAAGTGAATTTCAAACCATTAGCTCACGATGTGATGCAATGGGAATAGAATTTACTTTTGACGAACTAAAAAATCATTTTGATGCTGTTTTTGGTAATGTTAGAAAGCGAAATGATTTTTTTGGAGTGTATGATTTATTTGTGGAAGAAAAGGTTAAAAGAAAGGAATGGTCTCTTTCTACAATTAAGCGCTATCAAAATATTAAAAACTTACTTCTTGAATTTGAAAAAATAAAAAAGTACAAACTTACTTTTCCAAGAATTAATGAAAAATTTTACACGGAATTTATAGATTTTTGTTATGAATACCGTAACCATTATGTAAACACATTTAATCGTAACATTGGATTAGTAAAAACGTTTTTATTTTGGTCTTTAGAAAACGAATATCATTATAACACTAAATTTAAAAAATTCAAAAAGCCGCAAAGAGTTTTAACCAGAGAAGAAGCCATAAATCTTGATGACATTAAGGCTTTATGTTATTTTGATTGTAATGATGAAAAATTAAATAAAGTAAAAGATGCATTCATTTTTCAATGCTTAACAGGTATGAGATATGGAGAAATGAAAAAAGTTAATAAAAGAACGGTTGTAGAAGATAAGTATGTGCTTTTGAAAGAAGAAAAAGACAAATCAAAAGGGGAACGACAAATTCCTTTAATGTCAATTTCATTAGAAATTCTTCTGAAATATGATTATCAACTTCCGCTTATATCTAATCAAAAACAGAATGATTATATAAAAGAAGTTTTAGAAAAAGCAGGCTATACTCACGAGGTAGAATATTCAAGAACAAGGGGAGCGGAACAAAAAACCTTTGTTAAACGTTTTTGTGATAGAATTTCAACCCATACAGCAAGACGTTCTTTTATAACAATTATGAGAAATAAGGGAATTCCTGATAAAACGATAATGAGTATTAGTGGACATAGACATCTTAAGACTTTTAATATGTATCACCAAGTTACTGATAACACTAAAATTGATGCAGTTAAGTCTGTGTTCGAGGATTTTTATTAACATTAACATTGAAATTTGAAATTAGAAAAGATTAATCAGAATTGAAAATAAAGGATGACAAACATTTTTAATAATAGAGTATAAAAACGTACATTTACGAATAGGTTTTTTAATTCGATTTTTTATTATTTTAGTACTTATTTCGTTTATATAATAATCTAAGTATACCTTAAAAAAAATGATACTTTACATAAGAAAAATTACTTTTTGAATTCATTAAATAAAATATTAGAATACAGCATATCCTATCAAGAAGATACTCGGGCTAGATTATCAAAAGAGATTACAATTGAAGAATCTTTAAAGCTAATAAAATCCGAAGTATATAAAGCTAGAATTGAGGATCTAAGAACTCATCTTAAAAACGGAAATAAGACTGAATACGATAAGCAAAAAGTAAAGTTACCAGCAGTAACATTTTGTGCTACATTCGAAAACAAAAGAAGAAAAGAGCATATAAAAAGATATAATTCAATTATTGTAATTGACATTGATAAACTTGAAGAAGAGGAATTAAAAAAAGTTTGGAGCCTTTTGGAAGAAGATCCTTTAATTTTTACTTTTTGGAAATCACCGTCAAATAAGGGGATAAAAGGATTAATATCCATTCAATATAATTTTGAAATAAATATAGGTAATATTGATTTAGCACATAAAAGTGCTTTTAAAAAACTTTCTGACTATTTTAATAATAATTATGCCATTGAATTAGACAAAAGTGGGAGCGATACAACAAGGTTATGTTTTTTTTCTCATGATAATGGATTGGTTTTAAAAGAAAATTTTAAAGCCTTTGAGTTTTTAGAATCTGAATTATTACTTAAGAGTAATGAGCAAAAAGAAAAAATAATAAAAGTAAAAAGTGTTAGTGACAGTGATTTGTTATACAATCCGTTAGATAGAAATAATCAAATTAATAGAAAAACTATAGGTGCAATAATTAAGTTTTTAGAACGTA
Encoded here:
- a CDS encoding tyrosine-type recombinase/integrase, encoding MKHSFFLRNPKAESETLILFSCNFSKESKRLKYSTKLSILPTQWNFKTNLPKNKGKGLSPNRVDVKTKIDKFSSEFQTISSRCDAMGIEFTFDELKNHFDAVFGNVRKRNDFFGVYDLFVEEKVKRKEWSLSTIKRYQNIKNLLLEFEKIKKYKLTFPRINEKFYTEFIDFCYEYRNHYVNTFNRNIGLVKTFLFWSLENEYHYNTKFKKFKKPQRVLTREEAINLDDIKALCYFDCNDEKLNKVKDAFIFQCLTGMRYGEMKKVNKRTVVEDKYVLLKEEKDKSKGERQIPLMSISLEILLKYDYQLPLISNQKQNDYIKEVLEKAGYTHEVEYSRTRGAEQKTFVKRFCDRISTHTARRSFITIMRNKGIPDKTIMSISGHRHLKTFNMYHQVTDNTKIDAVKSVFEDFY
- a CDS encoding BT4734/BF3469 family protein translates to MNSLNKILEYSISYQEDTRARLSKEITIEESLKLIKSEVYKARIEDLRTHLKNGNKTEYDKQKVKLPAVTFCATFENKRRKEHIKRYNSIIVIDIDKLEEEELKKVWSLLEEDPLIFTFWKSPSNKGIKGLISIQYNFEINIGNIDLAHKSAFKKLSDYFNNNYAIELDKSGSDTTRLCFFSHDNGLVLKENFKAFEFLESELLLKSNEQKEKIIKVKSVSDSDLLYNPLDRNNQINRKTIGAIIKFLERKNLSITTSFDNWFKVAMSISNSFTYDVGLNYFKRLSQMDKEKYDEINSTNFLLNCYESRNGSIKFNSIIYLANQKGYLTKQQKKKGSEAEG